The Acinetobacter lwoffii genomic sequence AATTTTCGGTATCGCTGCAGCTTTGAGCACCGCCTGATTGGATTTTTTCCCCGGCCTGATCAAGGCTGAGGGCGTAGAAAGTCGACGCTGAAATTCATCCATCTTGAGTAAAACGGCACTGGCACCGGAAGTCGACAGGTTCCAGCGTGATTGCGTATTCTTAAATACAACCGGAGCTGTTCCCTGTACAGCTTTTAGCAAGGCTCGCGTTTGATCAGTACTGAGGTGCCCTATTCCCTCCCGATTCAGACCAATCACACCATAAGGTGTGCTGGCAATTTGTAGCTGAAGCTGTCGTGTAGGTGTGGCAGCAGCTAAGGGTAAAATCTGGACTTGGGCTTTGATACTACTGTTTGCACCCGCAGCACGCTCTAGTAGCACCGAAACCGGCTGATCAATATCTTGATCCGATTGATAACCGGCAGCGCGGCAGGTGCCGGTATTATCACAGGAAATTTCCCAGTCTTTATGTAAAAAATGCAGTCCCTGAATAGCAGCCAGACTCCATGAACTGATACTGGCTAGACCAAATGTGATACTCATGATTTTGATGCTGTAAATCCATTTTTGTTTCATCATTTAGTCCTTATTTAAAACGCTTGCCGAGGTAGCAGGCTGCATCTGCTCAATCTGCTTCTGTTTATCTTTTTTCTTGCGCTCATTGCTCAGGGTCGCCATTAAATCCTGCGCCAAAGCCTTAAGCAGAATCATATCTTCGGCCTGCATCTGTCTCGGTTGTTTATCCAGCAGACATAGACTCCCAACCGCAATTCCATTTTTATCTTTTAAAGGCACACCAGCATAGAAACGGATATGATGCTGTCTTAATTCTGACAGATGTGGAAAGCGCGGGTCACGCTGCAAGTCTTCTATCACCAAAGGCTCATTCTGATAGAGCAAATGGGTGCAGACTGAATCCTTGCACATTTGTCGGGTTGCAACAGGCTCCTGAGTAAAAGGACTGATTGGAATATACATTTCATGCTGATTCAGCCAGGAAATTTGTGCGTAATCAACGTCAAAGGCTTGACGGGCTTCTTCAATATATTGTTTATAAAGGGTCTGATGACGATGATCCAATAACCCCAATTCATTTAAAGCCTGCTGCCGTTCTTTTTCATTCTTGATCTCCAGATTCTCAAACCAGCTTTCGCCTTCATTCAAGGTATAAGTTTCGATAGTCAGAATCAGATCATCGACATTATTGACCAATGCCTCCAGCTCAAAACGTTGTTGCAGTTCATCCAGAAGCTTCAGCTGCATCACGCCCCAAGTCGCAAAAATGATTTTCAGCTCAGGATATTGCTGCGCCAGTCTATATTTCAGCAGCCGAATCTGTGCCGCAGGCGCATGATGAAAAATCGACACACATAAAATCTTGATCGAAGCTGGCAGTACAATACCCTTTCCTGATTCACTCGATTGAATCAATACATCCGGATCATTTCGGGCAGCAATATTTTTGAGATTCAGCGCGTGTGCCAACATGGCAGAAATCTGGGTGTCAATTTCCCAACGTGCACCAACGCAATAGACTTCGGGCTGCTCGGCACTCATCTTACTCGGATAGGCTTTTTGAAACGCATGATTAAAGAACTGCAAGCCCTGATAAAGACGCAACCGGTGTTCGGCAGTGACATCGGTATCATGTCCTTGAGAATAAATCCGAATGGCTGGAATGGCCACTTCGCCATAGAACATTTGTACCCGACGGGCCACCTCCTCTTCACTGGGCTTTTTCGGTAATTGTGCACAGATGTAATCATTGGCTACCTGCATTGCATCATTGACTTCATCAGCCACCAGTCGTTGGTAAAAGCGTTCGGAGGGTGACAATACTGGCGTACTGCCAAGTAAGGTTTTGACAAAACCCAGTGCCGGTACATAATTGGACAAAACCAGCAGGCAGGCAGTCAAAGGCGTCGACAAGATCAGCCCTACCGGTCCCCAGAGGGTGGTCCAGAACGTAGCAGCCAGAATAATTGCCAAAGTAGACAGACCGGTACTTTCCCCATAGAGCCACGGTTCAATCACGTTATTGCTGATGAGTTCCAGCACCAGTATCAAGGCCACAGTCCAGAGCACCATGTCCCAGCCCGGATCAACGGCGAAAGCCAGCGTAATCGGGAAAATAGCTGAAACGATCGGGCCAACATAGGGTACAAAACGCATAACCACCGCAACCAGCCCCCACATAATCGCTGCCGGCACACCAATCAATAACAGCCCAATCGCCATGGGAATGCCATAAGTGACATTGACCAGCAGCTGCATGCGCAAATAGGTTCCGATACTTTTGCCGGCATCATCCAGCGCATCGGTGCCGATATTCAGATTACCGCCCAAGAGTTTCAGAAAGCGGTCATGCAGGTCTTTGCCATTGAATAAAATCAATACCATAAACAGGAACACAATCCCGATAATCGCCAGTGGATTCAGGATTTTATTCAACCAGTCCAGCGCAGCCTCTTCACTCGTTGGTTCCAAACCGACCACTTTGACATTCTGCACATTTGGGTCTTCTGTTTCCTGTTCTGGGGTGTCTATCGAATCTTCGACTGTGTCAAAGGTCTGGATCGCACCGTCCCACATGCTCGGTCCTTGACGGTAGTTTTCGAGCATTTTCAGTTTTTGCTGGATAGTGTCCTGATATTGCGGCAGTTCCTGACTCAGCTTGCCGAGTTGTACCCCCAGATAAGTTGCAGTGCCACCCAGAAAGGACAAGGTCAAGCACATGACCAGGCCAATCACCGCCCATTGGGGACAGCCCCAACGCTTCAAACGGGAAACCAGAGGAGAAAGTAAAAATGCCAGCAGAATGGCCAAAGCCAGCGGAATAAAAATATCACGGCCAAAATACAATGCCGTCATGACTACAGCAGCAATTACAAAGCCTGCCATCATTCTGAGTGCATGTTGGGTGCGTTGCCGCTCGGACTGATCCGGCATCAATACTTCAGTCTGTTGTTGCAGGTTGGCCTGTCGTGGTTTTACTTGACTGTTCTTGTTGTTATCCACCTGAAAAGTCCTAAAATATTATTCCTTCAACATAATTTAGGACTTTCTATATTTTTGTTACAAAGGTATTCCTGTAATCATTTGCAAAGATATTTCACTTAAATCTTTTCAGGTAAATAGATTAACTCACGCTTTTGATCCGGCGCATTTTCCGGGTTTCGAGTTGCACAGGGACTGAAGTATGTTGATGCAGCAATTGCCATTTGCCCTGCTGCTTGCTCAGGCACATGCTGACCCGACACCAGCCCAGCTGGAAAATCGGTTCAATCACCGCATAACTCACCCGTACATAACCATCGACTACAGCCAGATCAGAAGTGACATGAATATTAAGGTCTTGGCGTTCGATGCGTATGCCTTCCGGTATAAATGCCCGATATTGCTGCCAGAGTGCCTGATAGGCTTCTACACCTTTCACTTCCATACTGACATCGACCAGACGGATATCGGGTCGGCATAATTGAACAATATCCTGAATTTCAAGTCTGGCTACGGCATTATCCCACTCCTGAAGAAATGCCATGACTTCCTGAGCCAATTTTTCATCCCCAAAAACCTGCATAAAATTTCCTTCAACCGGACAAGTCAGACCTGAAATCTGGGATTCAATCAACTCACCGGATTTCTGATCTTTTTGTTCTTATTATTATGCCTATGCTAAAGCGTTATTCTCGCTTTGCTCTTCACACTGCCGGATTGGATACAGCTCACCTGAAGATTATTTTTTAAATTATTTTTATTTCAATCAGGATGAATATGCTGTTTCTAGATTGGATGATTCAAAAATCAGCAGCGATTAAAAGTTACTTTAGAACTTTTATCGCATGCCTGTAAATGACATAAAGCGTCATTTAAAAATAGAAATAATTTTAGATCTGAATAAAATAGCGAGCTGTTACAGACCAAGTCGATCTGTTTATAAATTTCGTATGGCATTGATAAGGTTTCAAGGCATTTGATCATATCATCTCAGCAAATAAAAGCCATCATTCAGATAACAGCTTTACGATAAGTCTGCTTTGGCATTTCAATGATTTCGACACAAAGCTGTATTTTTAATTCAGGTTGTGGCGCAATATATTGCTGCATCACGTCGAGCACCAATTCGGAAATCGCCTGACGAACTTCGACACTGCGCCCACTCAACAGTGAAACTTTGGCATGCACATAGGCCTGATCTGTAACAGCATTCAGTCCAATCACATAATCCCGCTGCATAATCGCACGACTTTTTAAATCATTGGGATCAGTGACATGGCCGGTGTTAAAAAGTGCCTGATGGATCGCGACCAATAAAGGTTTGATCTCGATATGTTGCAGATTGTCAGAATATTCCAGATGCAGGTGCGGTATTAAAGTGGTCTCAAATCGAAAACGTGAGGATCAGAGCGGCAGGAAAATAATCAGCCCAGAATTTCAGTAATAATGAGAATAATACGATACATCAACCGTATTATTCTCTCGTCAGAATTTTAGTCTAGGGCTAAATTTAAGCTTTCTTTACATATTCTGATTTCAGTTTCATCGGGCCGATTCCCTCGATTTTACAATCAATATCATGCCCATCGGCAGCATCAGGCAGCAAACGGATATTTTTTACCTTGGTGCCCACTTTCACCACTGAAGATGAACCTTTGATTTTCAGGTCTTTAATCACCGTTACGCTATCACCGTCCGCCAGCACATTGCCGTTGGCATCCTTAATGATCACTTGTTCTTCAGTGACTTCACCTTCTTTCCACTCGTGTTCGCATTCAGGACAGATCAGTAGATCGCCATCTGCATAAGTATATTCAGATTGACATTTTGGACAGTTTGGACAGTTTGGCAGATCCATAAGAACCTCGAAAAAAAGAGAAAAATAAAATAAATGAAACAAATAAGCGCACAGTATAGCATCTTTGTCTGGAGCACTCATGGATAGGACATTGGGATGAAACCTACACAGGAGATCGAAGGAATTAATTGTCTGCAATCTGGGGATTAACCAGCAAAGATAGGAGTTGCAGTGATTCCTGCCAGCTCAAATGACACACCGCTGGCGGCACCACATCCGGATAACCCACCTGAATAATATGCAAACCGGTACCGATTGACACTTTTTCAAAGATGATCGTCACCTCTATTTCACCCTGCAATTCCGGGGTAGAGAACTGATCGGTATAGCGCAGCAGCTGATTGGGAATGACCTCATGATAAATGCCATGAAAATGATGCTGGGTCCCGGTAGAAAAATTGGTAAAGGTGGTTTTATAGCTGCCGCCGGGTTTGACTTCCGCATGTTCTACTTTGGCAATAAAGCCATGTGGTGCCAGCCATTTGGCCAGTGCATCCGGATGCACAAAGGCACGATACACCCGCTCCGGTGGTGCACTGAACACACGATGCATTTTTAAGGTGTAACTCATTTTTTCTTGTCCTTTGTTCTTATTATTTTTTTATTGCGGGATATTCCCTACATTTATTGTGACTAAATCATCAGCCTGAGTTAAGTACTCATTTGAGTTATTTTATCCAGTTTTGAGCTGGCTATATATAATGAGTATGTATCTATACTCAAGCTCAAATCTTCGTGTAGCAATTAAATAGAGCAATAAAAAAACCCGGCAGCACCGGGTCTCTTATTTTAAATGCTTTAAATACAAGCATGATCAGCTACTACGCAGGCTGCTCTCTTCGTCATCCAGCTCATCATCATAGACATAGGCCATGCAGCCCCAGCCATCATATTCGCCCTGAAATTGTGCAGCGATTTTGCTGAACCATTGTTCCAGATCCACGATATCTTCGTAGGCAGGCTCCATATACACATAAATCGTGATAATCCATTCCAGGGTATCGCTTTCTTCGTCCTGAAACAGGCTGATTTTTTGCTCTTCTTTTAATAGATGCAAGGCACAGCGATCTGCCTGCGCTTCATCCGCAAAGGCAATCGAAAATTCAATTTCGTGCGCTTCTTGCAAGTCGTCGCCATCCTGATGCATTTGCCACAGTACATTGCCATTTTCATCGTCAGGGAATTGATTGTAATCACGTGACATAGAAGTATCCTTATTATGATGCTGTTTTATTCTGCATTTAAGATTAGCTGATTTTTGTACAATTATCGAGATACAGACAAAAAATATTATCTTTTAACCATAAATAAACATATGATTTTTATAAATATAAAAATAAGTAAGGGGATCAATATATTCGAGATTCCTCAAGGCCAAAAATCCTGAAAAATATCAGGATTTAAACCAACTTATAGCATTCAGAATACTCTGGTAAAAATCTTCTAGACCTATGAATGTCATGATCTACGCGATGTGTGGATGCAGATGGTCTTGTTTCAGTTGCAAAAGCAGCGCAGCAAACTTGAGTTCCTCTAGACGCAGATCAAGATAGGATTCCCGAATCATCGCCTGACTCAGTGCCTGCCCGGTATAATTCAGCAAGACATAATCATCCTTTAAGGCTTGCAGCATCTCGCCTAGATTTTCTGTGCTTAATTGAGAGAGATATAAATCTGCCTTACAGTTGAAAGCCAGACTAAGGATTTCAATAGTACTTCGACGGCGATTGTCGTCGACATAATTACAGCTCGCCACCTGCTGTGTTTCTATGGCCTGTTGAATTCTGTCACGGACATTGCGTAAATGCCGAACCGCATCCGTTTCGCTATAACCCTCAATCAGCTGCTCTAAAACCTGTGTTGCGGGAAGCTGCAAGCCGAAGCGCTGGGCCTGTATTTTATGCTCTAAAGCACTCAATACCTCTTGCAAGCGATGCTGTTGTTTGGCCTGTTCATAATAACCGTGCAAACTTTGTCGGGCCTCCTGCTCAACCTCGGCCACGGCCTGCGCCTGAAACTGGGCAAGATAATCTTTTACTCTTGCGATATAGGCTTTGAGATCATCGATCATGATCGAAGCATCCAGCTTGGTCGCTTCAACAAAGTTTTCGGCCTGCAAAGTCCGGTTAATAATATATTGCTCGATATCCCAGATATCCTGATATTTTTTATATTTATTCAGCGCAATGTTTAAACTGCCATTCTGTACCCGCAGTTGGGTGATTTCATAATTCAATTCATCAACTTGAGTTTCATAATCTGCCAATTTGCTGCGGGAATGATCCAGATTTTCCTGTAAAAACTAAATATTGCTGCGTAATGAAGCCTGTACCTTCAAGCTCCATAGCAATGCACATATTGAAATACTCGCGAGAACGAAGAGAGCCATACTGAGCATCGTTCTTTCCTTTAACCCCGGGCAGCGCCCTAAACCATCAAATTAAAAATTTATTATAAAGTAATGATTGATTTTGCATCACTTCAGCCAGATAAGCAAAGCCATTGATCACCACTAAGTCATTCATTCATTTTATTTTTCTACAAAATTTTTATGTGAAAGTCATGTAGGACAGACTGCTTTCCGGCTCAAATCAAATCTATTCTGAAACAACTTACGATATTTTTTATATCAAAGGATATAATTTGAAAGTTTAAAAATAATGAAAGGAAAATTAAAAAACCATAAAAATAAAGGCATCAGGCCTATAGTGGGAGATAAAAGAATAAAAATTCTCTAGGCTCATCATCAAGAGATAAACCGAACATTAAAAATTTATGTGCGGTAGTGACAACCGATCAGGCAATGGATCAGTAGAAAATTTCATTTGAACATGCTTGTAAAGCTACTCATCTCCAAGCTACTATCGAAATAAATTCTCACACTTTTTATTCGGGTTGCCCAGTTTAAGGGCTTGAACCTCATTATATTTATGAGCTTAAAAAGCATGTGTCCGGTTGAATCTAACTATTAAGCAGAATCAAATTAGAACGGTATGGCTGCCTTAATTTCGACCGGGACACCACTCAAAGGCTGGGTAAAAGCCAGATAACTGGCATGCAAGGCCATACGATTTAAAGGACTGCGCTGGGGTTCAGGATGATAAATTTTGTCGCCAGTAATGGGATGACCAATATGCAGCATATGGACGCGAAGCTGGTGGGAACGGCCGGTAATGGGGGTCAGTAACACCCGACTAATGTCTTGCTGAGGTAGATATTCTAATGCCTGATACAGGGTTTTGGCAGCCTTGCCCAGTTCAAAATGCACCATCTGACGCGGACGGTTTTCCCAGTCGGTAATCAAAGGCACTTCGACGCTGCCCTCACCTTCGAGTTTGCCTTGTACCAGCGCGACATAATTTTTAAGTACCGTGCGTGCCTGAAACATTTTACTCACCGCCACTTCTGCATCGCGGTGTTTGGCAAACATCAAAATACCTGAAGTGGCCATATCCAGACGATGGGTAATTTTGGCCTGCGGATATTTATCCAGCACACGTAAATAGGCACTGTCATGATGCTCAGGTAAACGCCCTGGAACTGACAATAATCCGGCCGGCTTTTCAATCACCACCAGATCATCGTCTTCATAAACAATATGCAGCGGTTCTTGCGGTGGACAATAGACAAAGTCGTTATTGATGGGCATTTTAAGGGTACAGCATCTGGAACAATGCGCGCAAAATAACAAGCGGCTTCTAGGCTGTCAATTACCGTGCTTGACCAGCTCAGCTTAATCTGCCAGATAATAATCGACCGTCGAGACTACACGCACTTTCTTCAAATACGGGGTATTGCTGTCGCGATCTTCAATACTAAACAGCCCCTGATTGGCGGACTTGATTTTGCCCAGACTGCTTTTTGAATCTGCCGCAAATTTTTCGGCTACACTGCGCGCATTTTCGGTGGCCTGTTCAATCATCGCCGGCTTGATGTCATTCAGCTTGGTAAATAAATATTCCGTTCTTTGTCCAGAATCATCTCCGGCAAAGGCAATGCCTTTTCGACCCAAAGCCACCAGACGACTTTGTGCCGCACGCACTGCATCTATTTTATGGGTATAGACTGTAATGGTCTGGCTGGCGGTGTAACGTAGCGCGACATTGGCATCCCCGCCATATTGCTGGGCGTATTTATCGGTGATACTCGGTGAAGCACTGGTAATTTCTTCCGTGCTAAATCCTTCATTTTTTAAGAAGGTCTGAATTTCCTGGGTATTGGTTTGCATGGTATCGTACAATTCGGCCAAATCCTGACTGCCGGCATTAAAGCGGATTGGCCATACCGCCACATCGGCTTTGACTTCGCGTTCCGACAAGCCTTTGACCGAAACTATACGTTCATACTGTTTAATTTTCAGCGCGCTATTGCCCAGAATCCATCCTGTAATAATCATTCCCAAGCCGATCAAGGCGCCTAAAATCAGGGCCGGTTTGAATTGATTCATCCTTCAACTCCTTTGAAATCTTTTTTCGTTCTTATTGATCCTGCCACGCTATCAAGTAGCGATAAAATGATACTAATTCAATCTTATTTTTATCACTCGAAGATTCAATCACAACATCGTACTTAACCTTGATTTATCAGATAGATTGCAATTAACGGCGTCAGGTTAAACAGCAGAATCCCAATTTTATAGAGCGCCATCCCTGAATAATGAATCACATCGAAACTGGTATCTGACAGCTGAAACCATTTTCCATGCACCTGTTTCATCCAGTTTCGGGCAAAGACAAAGACCACGAACCAGATCATGAGAATGACATAATTGATCAGTGTGCAAAACAGTAAAAAGCGACACCAGATATCGAGATTCATGAGGATTCCCCTAAGGGGCAGCTGATGTTTTAAAATAACAGATCATGTTGAGAAATGAAGGGCTTATTTGTATCTTGCGCAGCTAGATATTTTTCTTAAATTTATGATTTATATTTATTTTAATTTTTTATTCTGCGTATATTACTAGAGAATTTTTTAGGGTGTTGGGAAAACTCGCAATGGTTTACTTCAACTATCATTCTTTGTAAGACCTGATCTTATAGCCTATAAACTTTTGGTCTATAGCGTCCTAAGCCGGATCGAGACCTTTTGGGTTCGTACTGCACTCGCGTTTTGCGCCGCTCACAGCATGCTACTCTTTCCGATCCCATCACACCCTTGAAAGCTATATTAGGCAAAGATGGACGGGATTAATTTCCTATGTTTTTTTAATTTCGATTAAATCTGAAAATTTATTTCACTATTAACCCCAATATAGAGAAATAAATTCCATTTCTTATTTTTTACGCTTTTTTATTCGCCAAAATGAGACTTTATTGCAATTTATATTCAGGAAATAATTACTATTTTATTGAAAGAATGTTCCCTGAATCCATTGCGCACTAAACCACCAGGCACTGATCGCTGACATCCCGCACAGAAGATTGGCCAAGACCTTGTTGAGCCTGGTCAGTTCAGAACTATAAATTTTCAGATTAAGCAGATAAGCGATCACAGCGTAAAACGAGCCAATCGCGCCCCCAAAAAGAATCAGGATCAGCGGCCATGCAGAATAGAAATGGGCTTTTTTATCTAATTTTCCTGATTCTGGCGCGTGCTGTTGAATATCCATAGGTGATAGCCCTCTTTTTAATATATGCACTTGCACTATTTCTAGGCAGATATTTATCCTTTAGAAAATATTTGCCTTCTAGGACTTTCACTGAAGCAAGAAGCAGACCAGTTTTAACGTACAAAAAGCTGTCGGGTATGATGATTGATATAGGCATTTAGCCCATCCCCATATTGAGCGAGCTGTTTCATGTTTTCGACATGCTGATAACTGGCACTGCTATAGCTATAGGTATAAACTTTCGAGGTTTTTTTGAATTGAACGCGAATAAACTCGTTACCAATCTCGTAATTGGCAACACCTGAGTCGTGATTAAGATCAAGATAATGTTGCAATTGAGCTGCCCTAAATACTTTGAATCTAGAGTTTTAGATGGGGTTTTATTGATTATTTTTCAATCAATCTTAAACTATAAATAGGGATGTTTAAATAGCAAAAAGCCCTATCGAGTAATAGGGCTTTCATTCAAAACAGAGGGTAACTGTTTGAGTTGTTTTGCTTAGGCATTCTTATTGTTAAATTGATTGCCTTGGCATTTGGTACACGGTGGTAAACGATCAGTACCAATTTCTAAGTAGGTGCGGTGTCCGCATTGAACACAAAAATAGAAGCCTGTTCCGGGTTTTTCGCCAGCAGTAACCATCTTTGTTCTCCATGGTTTTAGAAATGGTCTGACTAGTATAACCCTCTGGTAATGAATGTCTATTGTCCATTTTTGTAAATGATAGTGTCGTTTGGGCAAAGTAGTATTTCTAATTATTATTTAGTAACTTATTAATTAAGTGATAATTTATTATTTTTTTCAAGTTAACTAGTTTAATAACATTGAGATAAGTGATGCATAAGGCCAAGTATAGCGCAGTGCGTTAATACAAAATTATCACCATAGCCATATGAAATTTTATATTCCCTTAAAGTTATAGACGTCTTTAATCTAATGTGGTTCCGTTAATTAGACCACTCAATTCAGTTTTATAAGTGATAAATCCGCTCTAAATATTTAAATTATGCTGCCATTACTTTTAGTAAATGTTGATCATAAAATTCATCCGGTGTTGCCTTATTCAAACTTGAATGAGGACGTATCATGTTATAAAAATCCAAATATTCAGCAATTGATTGTTTCGCTTGTTTAACCGTATCGTAAGCCTTCAAATAGACTTCCTCATGCTTCACGCTGCGCCATAAACGCTCAATCATCACATTATCCATCCATCGTCCTTTCCCATCCATACTGATACGGATATTTCGCAATTTTAACTCATTCAAAAATGCCTCGCTTGTGAATTGACTGCCTTGGTCTGTATTAAACACCTCTGGACAACCATATTTCACAATTGCTTCTTGCAACGCATCTATGCAAAAGTCTGTTTCCATACTGATCGATACTCGATGAGCCAGTACTTTACGACTATGCCAATCTATAATTGCACACAGATAGACAAAGCCTTTAGCCATAGGAATGTACGTGATATCTGTACACCAGACTTGATTAGAGTGATCGATGACCATGTTTTTCAACAGATATGGGAAAATACGGTGTGCAAGATTAGGCTTACTGGTATTGGGTTTTGGATACAAGGCATGTATTCCCATCAAGCGCATTAAACGTCGGACTTTACGCCGACCTATTTGATGTCCTTGACGCTGTAGCATATCTCGTATCATTCGACTGCCCATAAATGGGTAGTCGAGATGAATTTCATCGATTAGACGCATCAAACTCAAATCAGTTGATGAAATCTCTTTGGGCTTGTAATACAACGTACTGCGATTGATTTGAATCAATTGCGATTGTTGTCGTACCGAAAGTTGATGGGTCTTATCGATCATTTTTTGCCGCTCAGCTGCCCTATTTTTCTGAGCGCACCTTCTAAAAAATCAATTT encodes the following:
- a CDS encoding 5-carboxymethyl-2-hydroxymuconate Delta-isomerase — protein: MPHLHLEYSDNLQHIEIKPLLVAIHQALFNTGHVTDPNDLKSRAIMQRDYVIGLNAVTDQAYVHAKVSLLSGRSVEVRQAISELVLDVMQQYIAPQPELKIQLCVEIIEMPKQTYRKAVI
- a CDS encoding DUF1176 domain-containing protein; translated protein: MKQKWIYSIKIMSITFGLASISSWSLAAIQGLHFLHKDWEISCDNTGTCRAAGYQSDQDIDQPVSVLLERAAGANSSIKAQVQILPLAAATPTRQLQLQIASTPYGVIGLNREGIGHLSTDQTRALLKAVQGTAPVVFKNTQSRWNLSTSGASAVLLKMDEFQRRLSTPSALIRPGKKSNQAVLKAAAIPKIQIPKYQSGKVTQAKLNTATSQQMIRKLQATTKEDQCDLLFSQRFLDDDVMTIYPINAQNQLIQIPCWRGAYNMGSGFWLMDRNKQFKQLVTTSGETFNQGQIFSGHKVRGLGDCLSQNEWAWNGKKFVKSFSGLTVQCKGFAGGAWNLPTYVSKIIYQAK
- a CDS encoding DUF6868 family protein: MNLDIWCRFLLFCTLINYVILMIWFVVFVFARNWMKQVHGKWFQLSDTSFDVIHYSGMALYKIGILLFNLTPLIAIYLINQG
- a CDS encoding pseudouridine synthase, with amino-acid sequence MPINNDFVYCPPQEPLHIVYEDDDLVVIEKPAGLLSVPGRLPEHHDSAYLRVLDKYPQAKITHRLDMATSGILMFAKHRDAEVAVSKMFQARTVLKNYVALVQGKLEGEGSVEVPLITDWENRPRQMVHFELGKAAKTLYQALEYLPQQDISRVLLTPITGRSHQLRVHMLHIGHPITGDKIYHPEPQRSPLNRMALHASYLAFTQPLSGVPVEIKAAIPF
- a CDS encoding SIMPL domain-containing protein; the protein is MNQFKPALILGALIGLGMIITGWILGNSALKIKQYERIVSVKGLSEREVKADVAVWPIRFNAGSQDLAELYDTMQTNTQEIQTFLKNEGFSTEEITSASPSITDKYAQQYGGDANVALRYTASQTITVYTHKIDAVRAAQSRLVALGRKGIAFAGDDSGQRTEYLFTKLNDIKPAMIEQATENARSVAEKFAADSKSSLGKIKSANQGLFSIEDRDSNTPYLKKVRVVSTVDYYLAD
- a CDS encoding YybH family protein; amino-acid sequence: MQVFGDEKLAQEVMAFLQEWDNAVARLEIQDIVQLCRPDIRLVDVSMEVKGVEAYQALWQQYRAFIPEGIRIERQDLNIHVTSDLAVVDGYVRVSYAVIEPIFQLGWCRVSMCLSKQQGKWQLLHQHTSVPVQLETRKMRRIKSVS
- a CDS encoding zinc ribbon domain-containing protein YjdM; the protein is MDLPNCPNCPKCQSEYTYADGDLLICPECEHEWKEGEVTEEQVIIKDANGNVLADGDSVTVIKDLKIKGSSSVVKVGTKVKNIRLLPDAADGHDIDCKIEGIGPMKLKSEYVKKA
- a CDS encoding SRPBCC domain-containing protein; this translates as MSYTLKMHRVFSAPPERVYRAFVHPDALAKWLAPHGFIAKVEHAEVKPGGSYKTTFTNFSTGTQHHFHGIYHEVIPNQLLRYTDQFSTPELQGEIEVTIIFEKVSIGTGLHIIQVGYPDVVPPAVCHLSWQESLQLLSLLVNPQIADN
- a CDS encoding ribonuclease E inhibitor RraB, which codes for MSRDYNQFPDDENGNVLWQMHQDGDDLQEAHEIEFSIAFADEAQADRCALHLLKEEQKISLFQDEESDTLEWIITIYVYMEPAYEDIVDLEQWFSKIAAQFQGEYDGWGCMAYVYDDELDDEESSLRSS
- a CDS encoding IS3-like element ISAcsp5 family transposase (programmed frameshift), which encodes MTRRKRRNHSAEFKVKVALAAIKGDHTLAELSTQFDLHQNQIIDWKNQLLEQSVNIFSRPTAQQEPEIDLKALHAKIGHQALQIGFFRRCAQKNRAAERQKMIDKTHQLSVRQQSQLIQINRSTLYYKPKEISSTDLSLMRLIDEIHLDYPFMGSRMIRDMLQRQGHQIGRRKVRRLMRLMGIHALYPKPNTSKPNLAHRIFPYLLKNMVIDHSNQVWCTDITYIPMAKGFVYLCAIIDWHSRKVLAHRVSISMETDFCIDALQEAIVKYGCPEVFNTDQGSQFTSEAFLNELKLRNIRISMDGKGRWMDNVMIERLWRSVKHEEVYLKAYDTVKQAKQSIAEYLDFYNMIRPHSSLNKATPDEFYDQHLLKVMAA
- a CDS encoding zinc ribbon-containing protein, encoding MVTAGEKPGTGFYFCVQCGHRTYLEIGTDRLPPCTKCQGNQFNNKNA
- a CDS encoding AI-2E family transporter, translating into MDNNKNSQVKPRQANLQQQTEVLMPDQSERQRTQHALRMMAGFVIAAVVMTALYFGRDIFIPLALAILLAFLLSPLVSRLKRWGCPQWAVIGLVMCLTLSFLGGTATYLGVQLGKLSQELPQYQDTIQQKLKMLENYRQGPSMWDGAIQTFDTVEDSIDTPEQETEDPNVQNVKVVGLEPTSEEAALDWLNKILNPLAIIGIVFLFMVLILFNGKDLHDRFLKLLGGNLNIGTDALDDAGKSIGTYLRMQLLVNVTYGIPMAIGLLLIGVPAAIMWGLVAVVMRFVPYVGPIVSAIFPITLAFAVDPGWDMVLWTVALILVLELISNNVIEPWLYGESTGLSTLAIILAATFWTTLWGPVGLILSTPLTACLLVLSNYVPALGFVKTLLGSTPVLSPSERFYQRLVADEVNDAMQVANDYICAQLPKKPSEEEVARRVQMFYGEVAIPAIRIYSQGHDTDVTAEHRLRLYQGLQFFNHAFQKAYPSKMSAEQPEVYCVGARWEIDTQISAMLAHALNLKNIAARNDPDVLIQSSESGKGIVLPASIKILCVSIFHHAPAAQIRLLKYRLAQQYPELKIIFATWGVMQLKLLDELQQRFELEALVNNVDDLILTIETYTLNEGESWFENLEIKNEKERQQALNELGLLDHRHQTLYKQYIEEARQAFDVDYAQISWLNQHEMYIPISPFTQEPVATRQMCKDSVCTHLLYQNEPLVIEDLQRDPRFPHLSELRQHHIRFYAGVPLKDKNGIAVGSLCLLDKQPRQMQAEDMILLKALAQDLMATLSNERKKKDKQKQIEQMQPATSASVLNKD